A part of Bacillus thuringiensis genomic DNA contains:
- a CDS encoding LPXTG cell wall anchor domain-containing protein, producing MTKIFILASTLSLSFFSGLNIGNAATENFSPATNAIVQNNDHLAEGNSKDNNKPPENNSSQDDSGSGGNGSDGSGSGGNGSGGNGSGGNGSGGNGSGGSGSGGNGSGGNGSDGSGSGGNGSGGNGSGGNGSGGNGSDGSGSDGSGSGGNGSDGSGSDGSGSGGNGSGGNGSGGNGSGGNGSGGNGSGGNGSGGNGSDGSGSGGSGSGGSGSGGNGSGGNGSGGNGSGGNGSDGSGSGGNGSGGNGSGGSGSGGNGSGGNGSGGSGSQGGNRVKGDSSSQGGNGSQGGNRVKGDGSSQGGNGSQGGNVKDNATEQGDKLPNTATHYPASILMGLSTFLIGMLLFIRRKNAK from the coding sequence ATGACGAAAATCTTCATTTTAGCATCAACACTCTCTTTATCTTTTTTTAGCGGTTTAAATATCGGTAATGCAGCAACTGAAAACTTCTCTCCAGCAACAAACGCAATTGTACAAAATAACGATCATTTAGCAGAAGGCAACTCAAAAGATAATAATAAGCCACCAGAAAACAATAGTTCTCAGGACGATAGTGGTTCCGGTGGCAACGGTTCTGATGGCAGTGGTTCTGGCGGCAACGGTTCTGGTGGCAACGGTTCTGGTGGCAACGGTTCTGGCGGCAACGGTTCTGGTGGCAGTGGTTCTGGTGGCAATGGCTCTGGTGGCAACGGTTCTGATGGCAGTGGTTCTGGTGGCAACGGTTCTGGCGGCAACGGTTCTGGTGGCAATGGCTCTGGTGGCAACGGTTCTGATGGCAGTGGTTCTGATGGCAGTGGTTCTGGTGGCAACGGTTCTGATGGCAGTGGTTCTGATGGCAGTGGTTCTGGTGGCAACGGTTCTGGTGGCAACGGTTCTGGCGGCAACGGCTCTGGTGGCAACGGCTCTGGTGGCAACGGTTCTGGCGGCAACGGCTCTGGTGGCAACGGTTCTGATGGCAGTGGTTCTGGCGGCAGTGGTTCTGGCGGCAGTGGTTCTGGCGGCAACGGTTCTGGTGGCAATGGCTCTGGTGGCAATGGCTCTGGTGGCAACGGTTCTGATGGCAGTGGCTCTGGTGGCAACGGTTCTGGTGGCAATGGCTCTGGTGGCAGTGGTTCTGGCGGCAATGGCTCTGGTGGCAACGGTTCTGGCGGTAGCGGTTCTCAAGGTGGAAACCGTGTTAAAGGCGATAGCAGTTCTCAAGGTGGTAATGGCTCTCAAGGCGGCAACCGCGTTAAAGGCGATGGCAGTTCTCAGGGGGGCAACGGCTCTCAAGGTGGTAATGTAAAAGATAATGCGACAGAACAAGGCGATAAGTTACCTAATACGGCAACACATTATCCTGCATCTATTTTAATGGGACTTTCAACATTCCTAATCGGTATGTTACTATTTATTCGCCGTAAAAATGCAAAATAA
- a CDS encoding ROK family protein: MKEYIAFDIGGTQIKYGIVSETGTVRKHKTVSTEIHLGGEQIIQKLILLSKQLMNEHTISGIGISTAGIVNIHKGVVTGGVEHIPNYATIPIIDRLQGVLQVPVSVENDVNCAALGEKWKGIGNGKRNFIMLTLGTGIGGAIFIDGELYRGHSFSAGEWGNMLIEGKQFEEVASISGLIRLVRKYKGERDWNGKTIFELYDKGDREVTQAVEVFFKHLAIGISNLAYIFNPEMIVIGGGITDRGNKFLKEVKEEVEKYLNKEIYSNCEIELAQNGNCAGMIGAIYHFLHHHK, from the coding sequence ATGAAAGAATATATTGCATTTGATATTGGTGGTACACAAATCAAATATGGAATTGTTTCAGAAACAGGAACAGTACGAAAGCATAAAACAGTTTCAACAGAAATTCATTTGGGTGGGGAACAAATCATTCAAAAACTTATTCTTCTATCCAAACAATTAATGAATGAACATACGATTTCAGGAATTGGCATTAGTACTGCGGGAATTGTTAATATTCATAAAGGGGTTGTAACGGGAGGAGTGGAGCATATTCCGAACTACGCGACTATTCCTATTATTGATAGATTGCAAGGGGTATTGCAAGTACCTGTGTCCGTTGAAAATGATGTGAATTGTGCAGCTTTGGGTGAGAAGTGGAAAGGTATTGGAAACGGAAAAAGAAATTTTATTATGCTTACTCTTGGAACTGGTATTGGAGGAGCAATTTTTATAGATGGAGAGTTATACAGGGGACATTCTTTTAGTGCTGGTGAATGGGGAAATATGTTAATAGAAGGAAAGCAGTTTGAAGAGGTCGCTTCCATTTCAGGGTTAATTCGTCTTGTGCGAAAATATAAAGGTGAACGTGATTGGAATGGAAAAACGATTTTCGAACTGTATGATAAAGGAGATAGAGAAGTTACGCAAGCGGTTGAGGTTTTCTTTAAACATTTAGCGATTGGAATTAGTAATCTTGCTTATATTTTTAATCCAGAAATGATTGTTATAGGTGGAGGAATTACTGATAGAGGAAATAAGTTCTTAAAAGAAGTAAAAGAGGAAGTAGAAAAATATTTAAATAAAGAGATTTATAGTAATTGTGAGATTGAACTTGCACAAAACGGTAATTGTGCAGGAATGATTGGTGCTATTTACCACTTCTTACATCATCATAAGTAA
- a CDS encoding TerD family protein, which yields MPIILEKGQKIDLTKGQPKVAKLQVGLGWDPIGQSGGFLSSLFGSKPNVDCDASVVMLEGDRFLNKNDLVYFGNKLSTCGSIIHSGDNLTGEGAGDDETIFVELHKVPSRINRLVFVVNIYDCVNRRQDFGMIRNAYIRIQSPQTGEELARYNLSDNYAGKTTLIAGEMYRHGSEWKFSAVGEGTQDKNLSEIVSRYQ from the coding sequence ATGCCTATTATTTTAGAAAAAGGTCAAAAGATCGATTTAACGAAAGGACAACCCAAAGTAGCAAAACTACAGGTTGGCTTAGGCTGGGATCCAATTGGGCAATCAGGTGGGTTTCTGTCTTCATTATTTGGAAGTAAACCAAATGTAGATTGTGATGCATCTGTTGTTATGTTAGAAGGAGATCGCTTTTTAAACAAAAACGATTTAGTTTACTTCGGAAACAAGCTTTCTACTTGTGGTAGTATTATTCATTCAGGAGATAATTTAACAGGTGAAGGCGCTGGTGATGACGAAACAATTTTCGTAGAATTACATAAAGTTCCGAGCCGTATTAATCGTTTAGTATTCGTTGTAAATATTTATGACTGTGTAAATCGTCGTCAAGATTTCGGGATGATTCGTAATGCATATATTCGAATTCAAAGCCCGCAAACTGGTGAAGAATTAGCACGCTATAATTTATCGGATAATTATGCTGGCAAAACGACTCTAATTGCAGGTGAAATGTATCGCCATGGAAGTGAATGGAAGTTTTCAGCTGTTGGAGAAGGCACACAAGATAAAAACTTAAGTGAGATTGTATCACGTTATCAATAA
- a CDS encoding TerD family protein encodes MASISLKKGQKVDLTKTNPGLSKVLVGLGWDTNRYDGQNDFDLDVSIFLVGANGKVSGAEDFVFYNNPKGANGAVEHLGDNRTGDGEGDDEAIKVDLKNVPAHIERICFTITIYDGEGRSQNFGQVSNSFVRILDEEKNAELIRYDLGEDFSIETAVVVGELYRHAGDWKFNAIGSGFQGGLASLCNNFGLDVE; translated from the coding sequence ATGGCATCAATTTCATTGAAAAAAGGACAAAAGGTAGACTTAACAAAAACAAATCCAGGTCTTTCAAAAGTTCTTGTAGGACTTGGTTGGGATACGAATCGTTATGACGGACAAAACGATTTCGATTTAGATGTTAGTATTTTCTTAGTAGGTGCTAACGGTAAAGTTTCAGGTGCAGAGGATTTCGTTTTCTATAATAACCCTAAAGGTGCGAATGGTGCTGTCGAGCATTTAGGAGATAATCGAACTGGTGACGGTGAAGGTGATGACGAAGCGATTAAAGTAGATTTAAAAAATGTACCTGCACATATCGAACGTATTTGCTTCACAATTACAATTTATGATGGAGAAGGCCGTAGCCAAAACTTCGGGCAAGTTTCTAACTCTTTCGTACGTATTTTAGATGAAGAAAAGAATGCAGAATTAATTCGTTACGATTTAGGAGAAGATTTCTCTATTGAAACAGCTGTTGTAGTAGGTGAATTATACCGTCATGCAGGTGACTGGAAGTTCAATGCAATCGGAAGTGGATTCCAAGGTGGATTAGCGTCTCTATGTAATAATTTCGGTTTAGATGTAGAGTAA